The Planococcus sp. MSAK28401 genome window below encodes:
- a CDS encoding polysaccharide deacetylase family protein, protein MKKAIKLIVVLALIYTFFLFKDDIREEVFTVDESAMSFPEELKKESCLGLNYHRVLEDTVPNRISRWLLNSDELVKYSVLTTEFEEQLTSLADAGAVFLSEDELLQAKESGNFPSKCVWVSFDDIDYSVYQNAFPILKKAEVPFTMFVIAGRVGDEDFSNLKMATWDQIREMESSGLASVGSHTYKMHRFENETPIFLVPENRGEFKSDLKKSIEVIEKELEITVRSFAYPYGNTDDFTAQALRDQGLEAGYILAPQTIVPTDDNFYINRVLVNDATHRKVILPFIESQ, encoded by the coding sequence ATGAAGAAAGCCATTAAACTAATCGTTGTTCTAGCTTTGATATATACATTTTTTCTGTTTAAGGATGATATTCGAGAAGAAGTATTTACAGTAGATGAGTCCGCAATGTCTTTTCCAGAAGAGCTTAAAAAAGAGAGTTGCTTGGGGTTAAACTATCACCGTGTATTAGAAGATACTGTTCCCAATCGAATCAGCAGGTGGCTATTAAACTCTGATGAATTGGTTAAGTACAGTGTATTAACTACAGAGTTTGAAGAACAATTGACATCATTAGCTGATGCAGGAGCTGTTTTCTTGTCAGAAGACGAATTACTGCAAGCGAAGGAATCAGGAAACTTCCCGTCAAAATGTGTGTGGGTTTCTTTTGACGACATTGATTACTCGGTTTACCAAAATGCCTTTCCAATTTTGAAAAAAGCAGAGGTTCCATTTACCATGTTTGTTATCGCAGGACGTGTGGGAGATGAAGATTTCAGTAACTTAAAAATGGCTACATGGGATCAAATAAGAGAAATGGAAAGCAGTGGACTTGCCAGCGTTGGATCTCACACATATAAAATGCATCGATTTGAAAACGAAACCCCCATATTTCTGGTCCCAGAAAATAGAGGGGAATTTAAAAGCGATTTGAAAAAAAGTATTGAAGTTATTGAAAAAGAGCTTGAAATAACCGTGCGCAGCTTTGCTTATCCATACGGGAATACTGATGACTTTACGGCTCAGGCACTACGGGATCAAGGGCTAGAAGCAGGATATATATTAGCACCGCAAACAATAGTGCCGACAGATGATAATTTTTACATCAATCGTGTACTTGTTAACGATGCCACACATCGCAAAGTCATCCTTCCTTTCATTGAAAGTCAGTAA
- a CDS encoding YcxB family protein has product MILNYQLTVDDLFALQKNYFRTNEYHINRGKLAFVVLMLFSYFAFSSFLLNILPGNVSPDLIVPVSIGGGILLALILLPFVRDLYFKIQVWRFKIAFNRLKNNGWPKECLTKLTPEGIELHVHNSQLEGKTQLNWSAFQKVGEDEHRFFLYHTDTDAVVLPKQTDSLNEESHKELRDLLTGNLGHLFNTNSKKTANVL; this is encoded by the coding sequence TTGATTTTAAACTATCAGTTAACAGTCGATGATTTATTCGCGCTCCAGAAAAATTATTTTCGTACTAATGAGTACCATATTAATAGAGGCAAACTAGCTTTTGTTGTCTTAATGTTGTTTTCCTATTTTGCTTTTAGCTCCTTCTTGCTGAATATCTTGCCGGGAAATGTCTCTCCTGATTTAATTGTTCCAGTCTCTATAGGAGGAGGCATCCTTTTGGCTTTGATTCTCCTGCCATTCGTCCGAGACTTATACTTTAAAATACAGGTTTGGCGATTTAAGATAGCTTTTAATCGATTAAAAAACAACGGGTGGCCAAAGGAGTGCCTCACAAAACTGACTCCTGAAGGCATCGAGCTGCATGTTCACAACAGCCAACTTGAAGGAAAGACTCAATTGAACTGGAGTGCATTTCAGAAGGTAGGAGAAGACGAGCACCGATTTTTCCTGTATCACACGGATACGGATGCTGTGGTTCTTCCAAAGCAAACAGATTCACTGAATGAAGAAAGTCATAAAGAACTGAGAGATTTGCTCACAGGGAATTTAGGTCATTTGTTTAATACAAACTCGAAGAAAACAGCCAATGTATTATAG
- a CDS encoding sigma-70 family RNA polymerase sigma factor produces MTDENNMPLKIQKEAWLENLMDQYGDRLTKLAYSYLKDWGRSQEVVQDVFLTCYQQYDTYEEINSYKAWIYRITINRSKDVLKSSWVKRVVLNTQLFQYMHTKEPAPDLASLQREGDEELANSVLSLPIKYRETIHLHYYEDLSIPEMEALLKINQNTLKTRLRRGRKLLGETIKRGDVYEG; encoded by the coding sequence TTGACCGACGAAAACAATATGCCTTTAAAAATTCAAAAAGAAGCCTGGTTAGAAAATCTAATGGATCAATATGGCGATCGTCTAACAAAGCTAGCCTATAGTTATTTGAAGGATTGGGGAAGGTCACAGGAAGTTGTCCAAGATGTATTTCTGACCTGTTACCAACAATACGATACATACGAAGAAATCAACTCCTATAAGGCATGGATTTATAGAATCACCATTAATCGCAGTAAAGATGTCCTCAAAAGTTCTTGGGTCAAGCGAGTTGTCCTGAATACTCAGTTGTTCCAGTACATGCACACGAAGGAACCTGCACCAGACCTGGCGTCACTTCAAAGAGAAGGAGATGAGGAACTGGCAAATTCCGTATTGTCTCTTCCGATTAAATATCGTGAAACCATTCATCTTCATTACTACGAAGATTTGTCGATACCTGAGATGGAAGCTCTGTTAAAAATTAATCAGAACACCTTGAAAACTCGTTTGCGAAGAGGCCGGAAGCTACTGGGAGAGACTATCAAAAGAGGTGATGTATATGAAGGATAG
- a CDS encoding sigma-70 family RNA polymerase sigma factor — MPWPDNADTNGEPYDHEKVIAQLMEDYGLELKRIAYLYINDLTECDDIIQEVFISCYHQLENFRFESNIKTWLIRITINKCKDYHRLWRVKKLIYSPFSSSEKNDASAEEHYLEEETSSEILSKISMLSPKYKEVLILYYYQEMTMQEISDVLSIGINTVKSRLLRGKRTLQTQLERMIDHGQI; from the coding sequence ATGCCTTGGCCGGATAACGCTGATACAAATGGCGAACCTTACGATCATGAAAAAGTAATCGCCCAATTGATGGAGGATTATGGACTAGAATTAAAGCGAATTGCTTACCTATACATAAACGATTTAACTGAATGTGATGATATCATCCAAGAAGTCTTCATTAGCTGCTATCACCAGTTGGAAAATTTTCGATTTGAATCCAACATCAAAACTTGGCTAATTCGAATCACTATTAATAAATGCAAAGACTACCACAGGTTATGGCGGGTTAAGAAACTGATTTATAGCCCATTCTCCTCCTCGGAGAAGAACGATGCTTCAGCTGAGGAGCATTATCTTGAAGAAGAAACCTCCTCTGAAATTCTTTCAAAAATTTCCATGTTATCGCCTAAGTATAAAGAAGTGTTGATTCTGTACTATTACCAAGAAATGACCATGCAGGAAATCAGCGATGTATTGTCTATTGGTATTAATACTGTTAAATCTCGACTATTGAGAGGCAAACGCACGCTTCAAACGCAACTAGAAAGGATGATTGATCATGGACAAATTTGA
- a CDS encoding YcxB family protein: MQIQYQLTYDDVLTFQEYETRYSTRHKIRGRLFHFLIVLFVFLLVVWLMIQLTPVLFQFENRSTYYILTFGSAALIALISAPFLKKIYVPVILWQYKQLFKKTKDRRWPRPIAIILKSKGLNVKSVHNGIKEDIDVSWESVQKVRDYGDLYFLYIQKREALIIPQKAETITTEQQEKLRELLKQHFSNIN, encoded by the coding sequence ATGCAGATTCAATATCAATTGACATATGACGATGTGTTAACTTTTCAAGAATACGAAACACGCTATTCTACTCGTCACAAAATAAGAGGAAGGCTGTTTCACTTTTTAATCGTTTTGTTTGTCTTTCTGTTAGTTGTTTGGCTAATGATTCAACTAACGCCCGTCCTTTTTCAGTTTGAAAATCGGTCTACTTACTATATTTTGACCTTTGGTTCGGCTGCATTGATCGCTTTGATTTCAGCTCCATTTCTAAAGAAAATCTATGTACCGGTGATTCTATGGCAATATAAGCAACTCTTTAAAAAAACAAAAGACAGAAGATGGCCAAGACCGATTGCAATCATCTTGAAATCTAAAGGACTGAATGTAAAGTCTGTTCACAATGGTATCAAAGAAGACATTGATGTTTCGTGGGAATCCGTTCAAAAAGTAAGAGATTATGGAGATTTGTACTTCCTCTATATACAAAAAAGAGAAGCCCTCATCATTCCCCAAAAAGCTGAGACGATCACCACTGAGCAGCAGGAGAAACTGCGTGAGTTGCTAAAGCAACATTTCTCCAATATTAACTAA
- a CDS encoding GNAT family N-acetyltransferase — MTNIRMHVGYDEEEAGFIRYNLVRHNKSKVAYTEEEKMSFVLKDEQGDILGGLVGHTDWECFFVDLLWVDDSLRGMGKGQELLETAEAYARGQQCRLMRLETFSFQAPDFYKKLGFKVFGELKDFPKGFTHYYLYKNL, encoded by the coding sequence ATGACGAACATCCGCATGCACGTCGGATATGATGAAGAGGAAGCCGGATTTATCCGATACAATTTGGTCAGGCACAACAAATCGAAAGTCGCGTATACCGAAGAAGAGAAAATGAGCTTTGTGTTGAAGGATGAACAAGGTGATATCCTTGGAGGGCTCGTCGGCCATACAGACTGGGAATGCTTTTTCGTGGATCTCCTGTGGGTGGATGATTCCCTGCGTGGTATGGGAAAAGGTCAGGAATTACTGGAGACGGCTGAAGCGTATGCACGCGGTCAACAATGCCGGTTGATGAGACTGGAAACCTTCAGCTTCCAAGCGCCTGATTTTTATAAGAAATTAGGATTTAAGGTTTTTGGAGAATTGAAAGATTTTCCGAAAGGTTTCACGCATTACTATTTGTACAAAAATCTCTGA
- a CDS encoding CueP family metal-binding protein — MRVPFIVLMVALLGFLAGCTDDSTLNETEVKELVADLSGSDEVSAASIDDRELKVEDEGKTTIYPLPEEEFFVSIAPYETYTHPCEIHSLTGCQGELAEKEMKITVTDEQGEVHVDKLMTTPANGFIDLWLPRDQTYTVEIEADDKIGELQFSTFSGEPTCLTTIALS; from the coding sequence ATGAGAGTGCCATTCATAGTATTGATGGTGGCTTTATTGGGCTTCTTAGCCGGATGTACAGACGACTCCACGTTGAATGAAACAGAAGTAAAAGAGTTGGTAGCTGATTTGAGCGGAAGTGATGAAGTCAGTGCAGCTTCGATTGACGATCGAGAACTGAAGGTGGAAGACGAGGGAAAAACAACGATTTATCCATTGCCGGAAGAAGAGTTCTTTGTCTCGATTGCCCCGTATGAAACGTATACGCATCCATGCGAAATCCATAGCTTAACGGGATGCCAAGGGGAGCTAGCGGAAAAAGAAATGAAAATCACCGTGACGGATGAACAAGGAGAAGTCCATGTAGACAAGCTGATGACAACACCAGCGAATGGATTCATCGATTTGTGGCTACCGCGGGATCAAACCTATACGGTTGAAATCGAAGCAGACGATAAAATCGGAGAACTTCAATTCTCTACATTCAGTGGTGAGCCAACGTGTTTGACCACCATAGCGTTAAGCTAA
- a CDS encoding DUF4181 domain-containing protein, whose translation MYGVESSFSLALLLIVAIFLIMLALFNAIMRKWLRVEKPKAFSNNHVNDKHKKIDWSIRIFGITMMVVGFFINVTRLPQEPYLLLEPWFLLLVFLFATEIVRAIMERKYAKNPNAYLYTISQLVFLLVFLISLFTTDFFGFL comes from the coding sequence ATGTATGGTGTTGAATCTTCTTTTTCATTAGCTTTACTTCTCATAGTTGCTATTTTCCTCATTATGTTAGCCTTATTTAATGCCATCATGCGAAAGTGGTTAAGAGTCGAAAAACCAAAAGCATTCTCCAATAACCATGTAAATGATAAGCACAAGAAAATCGATTGGAGCATCCGAATTTTCGGTATCACTATGATGGTAGTAGGATTTTTTATTAATGTGACGAGGCTTCCTCAAGAACCTTATTTGCTCCTAGAACCATGGTTTTTGTTGTTGGTATTCCTCTTTGCCACCGAAATCGTAAGAGCAATCATGGAGCGCAAATATGCGAAGAATCCTAATGCCTATCTTTATACAATCAGCCAACTGGTTTTTCTACTTGTATTTCTCATTTCATTATTTACAACTGATTTTTTTGGTTTTTTATAA
- a CDS encoding DUF6088 family protein codes for MELYQYLLDEYGYDEPILTEQLKEKLQLNPSTLRQYIKRLSDKGLLAKVQNGIYFIPKKKPMFGSAVLDTDQIVRKKFIEDRDRIIGYKSGTNFANALGLTSQTAAVATIVTNNASAAKREVSVYKKRFIIRKSRANVNKSNYKLLQVLDLLNNYEQYSEKPLEVAKEKILSYLEGVSLNEQEVKGYLDAYPIKTKLRVYELGLLDAIARRERVV; via the coding sequence ATGGAACTTTATCAATATCTATTAGATGAATACGGATACGATGAACCTATTCTTACTGAGCAACTAAAAGAGAAGCTCCAGCTGAATCCAAGTACACTCAGGCAGTATATCAAGCGCCTTTCTGACAAAGGGCTGCTTGCGAAAGTCCAGAACGGCATCTATTTCATCCCAAAAAAGAAACCGATGTTTGGCTCGGCTGTGCTTGATACAGACCAGATTGTGCGAAAGAAATTTATAGAGGATCGAGATCGTATTATCGGTTACAAGTCAGGTACCAATTTTGCCAATGCTTTGGGTCTGACTTCCCAAACAGCAGCGGTTGCGACCATCGTGACGAATAATGCATCCGCAGCCAAGCGGGAAGTGAGCGTCTACAAAAAAAGATTCATTATCCGAAAATCAAGAGCAAACGTGAATAAATCCAACTACAAGCTTCTTCAAGTGCTCGACCTGTTGAATAATTATGAGCAGTACAGTGAAAAACCGCTTGAAGTGGCAAAAGAGAAAATCCTGTCCTATCTAGAGGGCGTGTCGTTGAATGAACAGGAAGTGAAGGGATATCTCGATGCGTACCCGATAAAAACAAAACTGAGAGTATATGAATTGGGGTTATTAGATGCGATTGCACGAAGAGAACGAGTTGTTTAA
- a CDS encoding nucleotidyl transferase AbiEii/AbiGii toxin family protein, whose amino-acid sequence MRLHEENELFNELVRSAAAAYGLQNFQIEKDYYVSLLLKQLVSNFPGIVFKGGTSLSKCYDVIKRFSEDLDLSVPLGESNKLPRSEKKKLKTAIESVIEDLGFALLNPEKIRSGREFNEYEIGYRKEFEGDSEMSPHILVETNVAYRPFPFEQLEVSNYITKFVIAAEGDEAEKEQFMDEYEMRPFEANVQTIDRTFLDKIFAICDYYEKKESTRYSRHLYDLHMIERSGFVDPEGLKMLIPEVIEIRRDGRDTASCQLGYELKKTLKEIIQTDFYKQDYNRNTKTFLAEDVSYEETIDSLKKISDSSFLPNVIKI is encoded by the coding sequence ATGCGATTGCACGAAGAGAACGAGTTGTTTAATGAGTTAGTCCGGTCGGCAGCTGCAGCGTATGGGCTGCAAAATTTCCAGATCGAAAAGGATTATTACGTATCGCTGCTTCTGAAGCAGCTGGTCTCTAACTTCCCTGGCATTGTATTTAAGGGTGGGACTTCCCTCTCAAAATGCTACGATGTCATCAAGCGCTTTTCAGAGGACTTGGATCTCAGCGTTCCTCTTGGGGAAAGCAACAAGCTGCCAAGAAGCGAAAAAAAGAAATTGAAGACAGCGATTGAATCAGTGATTGAGGACCTCGGCTTTGCATTACTCAATCCGGAAAAAATTCGATCAGGCCGAGAGTTCAATGAGTATGAAATTGGATATCGAAAAGAATTTGAAGGTGATAGCGAGATGTCCCCTCACATCCTGGTGGAAACGAACGTCGCTTACAGGCCATTCCCCTTCGAACAGCTTGAGGTAAGTAATTACATCACAAAGTTTGTCATAGCTGCAGAAGGAGACGAAGCAGAAAAAGAACAGTTTATGGACGAATATGAAATGAGACCTTTTGAGGCTAATGTGCAGACAATTGACCGGACGTTTCTTGATAAAATCTTTGCCATCTGTGATTATTATGAAAAAAAAGAAAGTACTCGCTATTCGAGACACCTGTATGATCTTCATATGATTGAGAGAAGTGGGTTTGTCGATCCAGAAGGATTGAAAATGCTGATTCCTGAAGTGATCGAGATTCGGAGGGATGGTCGGGACACGGCTTCCTGTCAGCTAGGCTATGAACTAAAAAAGACATTGAAGGAAATCATTCAGACGGATTTTTATAAGCAGGACTATAACCGAAACACAAAAACGTTCCTGGCAGAAGACGTGTCTTATGAAGAAACTATCGATAGCTTGAAAAAAATTAGTGACAGTAGCTTTTTACCAAATGTCATCAAAATATAA
- a CDS encoding phospholipase D-like domain-containing protein, with protein sequence MFNPYETKSYDIDSFFEKIEQKKYESITQAEFEEIVMAINNIYNGGDDLIEQFSKAELIQRLDYLSRAMTHCHLDKRNKHYIFSNLYKLKEGISSESRRRLFSEKSMVIEDELSIKNIYVTFRFGILNEQPYLLMKHSYGNNSIMNLTEQVIAIIESEYLKRYGFDLIEHVAHIYFIDVSFGVGRVPCEKVLIEKGFKNPKWESFDKEQFDKLWNKLNPDMGLQPIFWESNNSFKAYSLIKEILLQAKKKIQIIDPYFDKTIYHLIGELNADIQVQLITERVLGDAGIVYSKIKKERGKIEVKASKKNHDRFIIIDEKMVFLLGGSINSIGDKASMIIPIELNTLKQEIKNHFKAQWSATKEINEG encoded by the coding sequence TTGTTTAATCCGTATGAAACTAAATCCTACGATATTGATTCATTCTTTGAAAAAATAGAGCAGAAGAAGTATGAAAGCATTACTCAAGCAGAATTTGAAGAGATTGTAATGGCTATAAATAATATATATAATGGCGGCGACGATTTAATTGAGCAGTTCAGTAAAGCGGAACTAATCCAACGATTGGATTATTTATCAAGAGCTATGACGCATTGCCATTTAGATAAGAGGAATAAACATTATATCTTTAGCAATTTGTATAAATTAAAAGAAGGCATTAGTTCAGAATCGAGGCGACGCCTATTTAGCGAAAAGTCTATGGTAATTGAAGACGAATTAAGCATTAAAAATATATATGTTACATTTCGTTTTGGCATTTTAAATGAACAACCTTATTTATTAATGAAGCATTCTTATGGCAATAATAGCATCATGAATCTAACTGAGCAGGTAATAGCTATAATCGAATCTGAATACTTGAAACGATATGGATTTGATTTAATTGAACACGTTGCACATATCTATTTCATTGACGTTTCATTCGGGGTTGGACGTGTGCCATGTGAGAAGGTATTGATTGAAAAAGGATTTAAAAATCCTAAATGGGAATCATTTGATAAGGAGCAATTTGATAAATTATGGAATAAGTTAAATCCCGACATGGGTTTGCAACCGATTTTTTGGGAGTCTAATAATTCGTTTAAAGCGTATAGTCTTATTAAAGAAATACTGTTACAAGCAAAGAAGAAAATTCAAATCATTGATCCATACTTTGATAAAACTATCTACCATCTAATTGGTGAGTTAAACGCTGATATACAAGTACAGTTAATCACGGAAAGAGTTTTAGGAGACGCAGGTATTGTTTATTCTAAAATTAAAAAAGAACGTGGCAAAATTGAGGTGAAAGCTAGTAAGAAAAATCATGACCGCTTTATTATCATAGACGAGAAAATGGTATTTCTACTAGGTGGCTCTATCAATTCAATTGGAGATAAGGCTTCTATGATTATTCCGATAGAATTAAATACTTTAAAACAGGAAATTAAAAATCATTTTAAAGCACAATGGAGTGCAACAAAAGAGATAAATGAAGGTTAA
- a CDS encoding DEAD/DEAH box helicase, giving the protein MYKKRVSIIDRGNKLSFTVDNKGNKFHNQEIIQSWKMFYSEKVKRNDDEVGLRLPQFGALSAIRAHWATSNSPATIVLPTGTGKTETMYATIISERIESTLIIVPSNLLREQVFDGASKFGILDKLEMINDKVIFPTTFMYKSKVKEKKEDVLLKAIIEANIIVSTPKMINNMPPDILEKLIQKVDVVIFDEAHHIAAPEWSVVREYFKEKKLLQFTATPFRNDGKKIDGKIIFNYGLGLAQSAGYFKAIDFYPIQEFDEKKSDEEIAKIAVSLLEDDFKKGFEHVILARTKTRKRADELFEQIYSKYINLNPVIVHAGIPKAERELSMKKIKEGIAKIVVCVDMFGEGIDIPTLKIAAIHDKYKSLPITLQFIGRFARTGSKNLGNAKLVTNVAMDDLKESIEELYRQDSDWNRLLTLHSSNAINEEVKLGEFISNFDKGHAQEIDLSQIKMKISTRMFRYRNKKIYLDNWKEVLDSTRTQAFINKVDDIYIFIEEVENNVVWSDQKDIIQYDYEFYVIYFDKESGLIHLNDSDVSKGNKLIEKVFPDAWAVKGDSIYRSLDGINRLMLGTLGLKQQPSGRISFRMFAGTDIKTGISEATSSGSVKSNLFGYGFKDGNKISIGCSYKGKVWMRWVERVNFWTKWCKNIGEKVLDDTISTNNILDNSLTLEEIKEFPLGVPYKIILPETIETDNSLNKRIVLSKENREYHFFEMELRSPELVNGNLKFEMALNERIFIFEQQIHASGYNFKQIEGDELKVVVGKKTIVMTDYLYENSPEISFVQDDGTVVVIQENLMTVIKPKRNIDLSRDKLCVIDWRKYGVNIKSESQGRDRKQDSIQYATIHNIVDSSSDIIFDDDGAGEIADIVTIKVNQENRKIQFHFYHCKYSSELQPGGRVSDLYEVCGQTEKSIMWSDNAIVLVQRMIEREKARVKDYDDTRFEKGNLETLFTLKKMIKSGFETSLEISIVQPGVSISKMTDSMKQLILATDTYLKETYGIPLSCYFSN; this is encoded by the coding sequence ATGTACAAGAAAAGAGTATCAATAATAGATCGTGGAAATAAACTAAGCTTTACAGTTGATAACAAAGGCAATAAATTTCATAACCAAGAGATTATTCAAAGTTGGAAAATGTTTTATAGTGAAAAGGTTAAGAGAAATGATGATGAAGTTGGTCTAAGATTACCACAATTCGGAGCATTATCAGCTATTAGAGCGCACTGGGCTACTTCGAATTCTCCAGCCACTATTGTTTTACCAACTGGTACAGGTAAAACGGAAACCATGTATGCAACAATTATTTCAGAGCGAATTGAATCAACTTTGATCATAGTGCCATCCAATCTTTTAAGGGAACAAGTATTTGATGGGGCAAGTAAATTCGGGATTTTAGATAAATTAGAAATGATTAATGATAAAGTCATTTTTCCAACTACTTTTATGTATAAATCAAAAGTAAAAGAAAAAAAAGAAGACGTATTACTGAAAGCTATAATAGAAGCAAATATTATTGTGTCTACGCCTAAAATGATTAACAATATGCCACCAGATATCTTGGAAAAATTAATTCAAAAAGTAGATGTCGTAATTTTCGATGAAGCTCATCATATTGCGGCTCCTGAGTGGAGTGTTGTCAGAGAGTATTTCAAGGAAAAGAAACTTCTTCAATTTACTGCAACACCATTTAGAAATGATGGGAAAAAGATTGATGGTAAGATAATTTTCAATTACGGATTAGGATTAGCACAAAGTGCAGGTTATTTTAAAGCTATTGATTTTTATCCTATACAAGAGTTTGATGAAAAAAAATCAGACGAAGAAATTGCTAAAATTGCAGTTAGTCTTTTAGAAGATGATTTTAAAAAAGGATTTGAACATGTAATTTTAGCTAGAACTAAAACACGTAAGCGAGCCGATGAGCTATTTGAACAAATATATTCTAAATATATAAACCTTAATCCTGTAATAGTTCATGCAGGTATTCCGAAAGCTGAACGTGAACTCTCTATGAAAAAGATAAAGGAGGGCATAGCAAAAATTGTAGTTTGTGTAGATATGTTTGGAGAAGGTATTGATATACCGACACTCAAAATTGCAGCTATACATGATAAATACAAATCATTACCGATTACTCTTCAGTTTATTGGAAGATTTGCACGAACTGGCAGTAAAAATTTAGGGAATGCAAAGCTTGTCACAAATGTGGCGATGGATGATTTAAAAGAATCAATTGAAGAGTTGTATAGACAAGATTCTGATTGGAATAGATTGCTTACTTTACATTCATCTAATGCTATTAATGAAGAAGTAAAGTTAGGGGAGTTTATTAGTAATTTTGATAAAGGGCATGCACAAGAAATTGATTTGTCTCAGATAAAAATGAAAATTAGTACTCGAATGTTTAGATATAGGAATAAAAAAATATATTTAGATAATTGGAAAGAAGTGTTAGATTCTACTAGGACTCAAGCATTTATTAATAAAGTAGACGATATTTATATTTTTATTGAAGAAGTTGAAAATAACGTTGTTTGGTCGGATCAAAAAGACATTATTCAGTATGATTATGAATTTTATGTAATATATTTTGATAAAGAAAGCGGTTTAATTCATCTTAATGATTCTGATGTCAGCAAAGGGAATAAACTTATCGAAAAAGTATTTCCAGATGCTTGGGCTGTTAAGGGGGATTCAATTTATCGAAGTTTAGATGGAATCAATAGATTAATGTTAGGCACTTTGGGACTGAAACAACAACCTAGTGGACGAATAAGCTTCAGAATGTTTGCAGGCACGGACATAAAGACTGGAATAAGTGAAGCCACCTCATCAGGATCTGTTAAATCCAATCTGTTTGGTTATGGTTTTAAGGATGGAAATAAAATTAGTATTGGCTGTTCCTATAAAGGAAAAGTGTGGATGAGATGGGTAGAAAGAGTAAATTTTTGGACTAAATGGTGTAAAAATATTGGAGAAAAAGTTTTAGATGACACTATTAGTACAAATAATATTTTAGACAATTCTTTGACTTTAGAAGAGATAAAAGAGTTTCCGTTAGGAGTACCATATAAAATCATTTTACCTGAAACCATTGAGACGGATAATTCTTTAAATAAAAGAATAGTATTATCAAAAGAAAATAGAGAATATCATTTCTTCGAGATGGAACTTAGAAGTCCCGAATTAGTAAACGGTAATCTTAAATTTGAAATGGCTTTAAATGAACGTATTTTTATTTTTGAACAGCAGATACATGCTAGTGGATATAACTTCAAGCAAATTGAAGGCGATGAATTAAAAGTAGTTGTAGGTAAAAAAACAATTGTAATGACGGATTACTTGTATGAAAATTCACCTGAAATATCTTTTGTGCAGGATGATGGAACTGTAGTAGTGATTCAAGAAAATCTTATGACAGTTATTAAGCCTAAAAGGAATATTGATTTATCAAGGGATAAATTATGTGTTATAGATTGGAGGAAGTATGGCGTAAATATCAAATCGGAATCTCAAGGTAGGGATAGAAAACAAGATTCTATCCAATACGCTACAATTCATAATATCGTAGACTCCTCATCAGATATAATATTTGATGACGATGGAGCTGGGGAAATTGCGGATATAGTAACTATAAAAGTGAATCAAGAAAATCGGAAAATCCAGTTCCATTTTTATCATTGTAAATATTCTAGTGAACTACAGCCAGGAGGACGCGTTTCAGATTTATATGAAGTGTGTGGACAAACAGAGAAATCCATTATGTGGAGTGATAATGCGATTGTACTAGTTCAAAGGATGATTGAAAGGGAGAAAGCAAGAGTAAAAGATTATGATGATACAAGGTTCGAAAAAGGAAATTTAGAAACATTATTTACGTTAAAAAAGATGATTAAATCTGGCTTTGAAACAAGTTTAGAGATTTCAATAGTGCAACCAGGTGTTTCTATCTCCAAAATGACGGATTCGATGAAGCAATTGATCTTGGCGACAGATACCTACTTAAAAGAGACGTATGGAATTCCATTGTCGTGTTATTTTAGTAACTAA